From Cuculus canorus isolate bCucCan1 chromosome 7, bCucCan1.pri, whole genome shotgun sequence, one genomic window encodes:
- the PLAU gene encoding urokinase-type plasminogen activator, whose amino-acid sequence MKLLIFLTVTLGTLVTGLESVYSKRHYKHPYKHKSDHKECHCLNGGTCISYYLFSRINRCVCPEGYTGIHCELDTESTCYTENGENYRGMATEDECLPWDLPSVVRRTAYHALVPNALHLGLGKHSYCRNPNGRNRPWCYTKKGFAIQETPCNIEKCGNACGQRSISKYFKVVGGSQAEVESQPWVAGIFQTIRGTDHFLCGGSLIDPCWVLTAAHCFSTPSKRPPNKFMYKVFLGKSILNVTDDNEQAFMVDDIILHPDFTDDTGGNENDIALLRIRTASGQCAVESRYVRTVCLPERNLNLEDNTRCEIAGYGKQDFYDIFYAQRLMSATVNLMSQKKCKYEYYDSIRITDNMVCAGDPTWMTDACKGDSGGPMVCEHNGRMTLYGIVSWGDGCAKENKPGVYTRVTRYLNWIDYVMNGVMAKSRFLPEPK is encoded by the exons ATGAAGTTACTCATCTTCCTCACAGTAACTCTGGGCACACTTGTCACGGGACTGGAGTCT GTTTACAGCAAGAGGCACTACAAGCATCCATACAAACACAAATCAGATCACAAGG AATGCCACTGTTTGAATGGAGGAACCTGCATCAGCTATTACCTCTTTAGCAGAATTAATCGTTGCGTGTGCCCAGAAGGATACACTGGGATTCACTGTGAGCTAG ACACTGAGAGCACGTGCTACACTGAGAATGGAGAGAACTACAGGGGAATGGCAACAGAAGATGAATGTCTGCCATGGGACCTTCCCTCAGTAGTCAGGAGGACTGCCTACCATGCCCTTGTGCCGAATGCTTTGCACCTTGGACTAGGCAAGCACAGCTACTGCAG AAACCCAAATGGAAGGAACAGGCCCTGGTGTTATACCAAAAAGGGATTCGCCATTCAAGAAACACCCTGCAACATAGAGAAGTGTG gtAATGCATGCGGCCAAAGGAGCATCAGCAAGTACTTCAAGGTTGTAGGAGGAAGCCAGGCAGAGGTTGAGTCTCAGCCTTGGGTAGCTGGCATCTTTCAGACTATAAGGGGCACAGACCACTTCCTGTGCGGCGGCAGCCTCATTGACCCCTGCTGGGTACTTACAGCAGCTCACTGCTTCAGTACTCC GTCAAAAAGACCTCCAAACAAATTCATGTACAAAGTCTTCCTTGGAAAGTCCATACTGAATGTTACTGATGATAATGAACAAGCATTCATGGTCGATGATATAATCTTGCACCCTGACTTTACAGATGACACGGGTGGCAATGAGAATGACATTG CCTTGCTAAGGATAAGGACAGCTTCTGGACAGTGTGCAGTTGAATCAAGATATGTCAGGACAGTCTGCTTGCCAGAGAGGAACCTTAACTTAGAAGACAACACCCGGTGTGAGATAGCTGGTTATGGCAAACAAGACTTTT atgacataTTCTATGCTCAAAGACTGATGTCAGCCACTGTAAACCTAATGtcacagaaaaaatgcaaatatgaatACTATGACAGTATCAGAATTACTGACAACATGGTCTGTGCTGGAGACCCCACGTGGATGACTGATGCATGCAAG GGTGATTCTGGTGGCCCCATGGTCTGTGAGCACAATGGCAGGATGACGCTTTATGGGATTGTCAGCTGGGGAGATGgctgtgcaaaagaaaacaagcctgGCGTTTACACCAGAGTTACTCGGTACCTTAACTGGATTGACTACGTTATGAATGGGGTCATGGCCAAGAGTCGTTTTCTCCCTGAGCCaaagtga